The Stygiolobus azoricus genome window below encodes:
- a CDS encoding glycosyltransferase encodes MLILVLQLLLFLYPSLFVLYQLILYYRSEKVLVLNPDLKETNLPFLSIIVPTKGESLDVIQGLIDNINELIWDKQKLEVIIVSDDDERYFSTLKSTLKIPKNLNVRLFRREKRLGFKSGALSYGFERARGDLILTIDVDSRLPRDALIKAYAKMIESNCDAVVFEWNGYTNTVYSNLAKGLVATTVLASRALFRGKESIGLRPFPVGSGTIFKREVLEKLHGWDYSLIQDDLEIGARMAHIGKRVCSSGVPIYIEVPDNLYGFYVQQTRWALGTGEVLRNRIKYILNSPYSLAQKMDMIFHLLQYTPIIITFILATLVAGLAPFKFGDILKTPLFLFWMMILILYAITLFTLALRLGLGFKNSLMAIGALSALTVAISPFITISFFKGILSKDKVYVVTPKGNVKVSVESKVRRIKIVIAIFGLMYFTASVLYFLHSYIITGLWLLYYSSGYLYTLFRMK; translated from the coding sequence ATGCTAATACTAGTATTACAACTGTTATTATTCCTCTATCCTTCTCTTTTTGTATTGTATCAACTAATACTTTATTACCGTTCTGAAAAAGTTCTCGTTTTAAATCCAGATCTAAAAGAAACAAATTTGCCCTTCCTTTCTATAATTGTCCCTACTAAAGGCGAGTCATTAGACGTGATTCAAGGTTTAATAGATAATATAAATGAATTAATATGGGATAAGCAAAAGCTTGAAGTAATCATCGTTTCAGATGATGATGAACGATACTTTTCTACCCTTAAGAGCACCTTAAAAATCCCTAAAAACCTTAACGTCAGATTGTTCAGGAGGGAAAAAAGACTGGGTTTCAAGAGTGGGGCACTGTCATATGGGTTTGAAAGGGCTAGAGGAGACTTAATTTTAACCATAGACGTAGACTCAAGGCTTCCTCGTGATGCCTTAATTAAGGCTTACGCTAAAATGATTGAGAGTAATTGCGATGCTGTCGTTTTTGAATGGAATGGATACACAAATACCGTGTATTCTAACTTAGCTAAAGGATTAGTCGCTACAACAGTCTTAGCAAGCAGAGCTTTATTTAGAGGTAAAGAAAGTATAGGTTTAAGACCATTCCCAGTAGGGAGTGGAACTATATTTAAAAGAGAAGTGTTAGAAAAACTTCATGGATGGGACTATAGTTTAATACAAGATGATCTAGAAATAGGTGCAAGAATGGCACACATAGGGAAGAGGGTATGCTCTTCAGGAGTGCCGATATATATCGAGGTTCCTGATAACTTATACGGGTTTTATGTACAACAAACTAGATGGGCATTGGGTACTGGTGAGGTGTTGAGAAACAGGATAAAATACATCTTAAACTCGCCTTATAGCTTAGCTCAAAAGATGGACATGATATTTCACCTTTTACAATATACCCCAATAATAATCACTTTTATATTAGCAACACTGGTTGCTGGTCTAGCTCCTTTTAAGTTTGGAGATATCTTGAAGACTCCTCTGTTCTTATTCTGGATGATGATATTGATTCTGTATGCAATAACCCTCTTTACATTAGCACTGAGGTTGGGGTTGGGGTTCAAGAACAGTTTAATGGCTATTGGAGCTTTATCTGCACTTACGGTAGCAATATCTCCTTTTATCACTATAAGCTTCTTCAAGGGTATTCTATCTAAAGATAAAGTTTACGTAGTTACTCCCAAAGGCAATGTGAAAGTTTCCGTTGAATCTAAGGTTAGAAGAATAAAAATCGTAATTGCTATTTTTGGGCTAATGTATTTTACAGCTTCAGTACTATACTTTCTTCACTCCTACATTATTACTGGTCTTTGGTTACTGTACTACTCCTCAGGTTACTTATACACATTATTTAGAATGAAATAA